A genomic region of Limimonas halophila contains the following coding sequences:
- a CDS encoding type I-F CRISPR-associated protein Csy2, with protein sequence MSIFAIGPFTAADAALDSSPVVAGLPSITALAGVADVIARAGGQPAANLPVALLLHRVTPHSGMFRPTPQPSGEPAEAPGRLFGQVRATICLADPADTLFSDTVRRAVQRARFAGARMEGDDAPVPPVRACDDLGEALRSVPPGHLLADRTDILEDATTHAADPLDALLDVATLHRDEDGRWTNPYSEPEPGVRHRLTPLSVGFQALEPIENASGREGTREPETPHVFAEGVATVAEFVSARALARAPSISHAVLWSWHIDRPTGLFVVRGRTPAAVEAELEEQL encoded by the coding sequence ATGAGCATCTTCGCCATCGGCCCGTTCACGGCCGCAGATGCGGCCCTGGACAGCAGCCCCGTTGTGGCCGGACTTCCGAGCATCACCGCGCTTGCCGGCGTGGCCGACGTCATCGCGCGGGCGGGTGGGCAACCAGCCGCCAACTTGCCCGTCGCGCTGCTCCTGCACCGCGTGACGCCCCACAGCGGCATGTTCCGCCCCACGCCCCAGCCGAGCGGCGAGCCCGCGGAGGCGCCTGGGCGCCTGTTCGGTCAGGTGCGCGCAACGATTTGCCTCGCCGATCCAGCGGACACGCTGTTCTCCGACACCGTGCGCCGCGCAGTCCAGCGGGCGCGGTTCGCGGGCGCGCGGATGGAAGGCGACGATGCACCCGTCCCGCCGGTTCGAGCATGTGACGATCTCGGCGAAGCGCTGAGAAGCGTGCCGCCCGGCCATCTTTTGGCCGACCGGACCGACATTCTGGAAGATGCCACCACCCATGCGGCCGATCCGCTCGATGCGTTGCTGGACGTGGCCACGCTACACCGCGACGAGGACGGCCGTTGGACCAACCCCTACAGCGAGCCCGAGCCCGGAGTGCGCCACCGGCTGACACCGCTCTCGGTTGGCTTCCAGGCCCTGGAGCCGATCGAGAACGCGAGCGGCCGGGAAGGCACGCGTGAGCCCGAAACCCCGCACGTCTTCGCCGAGGGCGTCGCAACGGTCGCGGAGTTCGTTTCCGCCCGTGCGCTCGCCCGGGCGCCAAGCATCAGCCACGCCGTCTTGTGGTCGTGGCACATCGACCGTCCGACCGGTCTTTTCGTTGTCCGCGGTCGCACGCCGGCCGCTGTTGAAGCCGAACTGGAGGAGCAACTGTGA
- the csy3 gene encoding type I-F CRISPR-associated protein Csy3 has product MTTVPTLHANLLSYARSVQPGEGLFFGVTAGEPLLTEEEQLNRSALIPAEVEEVSVRGQISNYVSDPDNTEFNISEPNLQTIDQAKLPASADRLVVKTSVQFLPNSTAPHACDNKTVADNLQELARKYRDVGGYTFLAKRYLWNVLNARWLWRNFLIMTDKKVHVLEDGVRVLTADPAQLERDHYPGDDTLEEAAPGAGALAERMGRALYDPEAVLSLELVGEGALPEGSEIFPSQEYLGGEAEERVRRRRGNKNAGKVLSAIPVQHGNRTVRQATFHPQKIGNAIRCVDEWHGSTEIECAMPADPYAALTTRAVALRPPNGGSFYDFITRQNRRKELYAALDKEDPADPDCGNVHFVFACLSRGGVFGGKE; this is encoded by the coding sequence GTGACCACCGTTCCCACGCTGCACGCAAACCTCTTGTCCTATGCGCGTTCGGTTCAGCCGGGCGAAGGGCTGTTCTTCGGCGTCACCGCGGGCGAACCGCTGCTGACCGAGGAAGAACAACTCAACCGCAGCGCCCTCATCCCCGCCGAGGTCGAAGAAGTCTCGGTGCGCGGACAGATCAGCAACTACGTCAGCGATCCCGACAACACCGAGTTCAACATCAGCGAGCCGAACCTGCAGACGATCGACCAAGCCAAGCTTCCGGCCAGTGCTGACCGATTGGTGGTCAAGACCAGCGTCCAGTTCCTGCCCAACAGCACTGCGCCCCACGCCTGCGACAACAAGACCGTCGCCGACAATCTGCAGGAGCTGGCGCGCAAATACCGCGATGTGGGCGGCTACACCTTCCTCGCCAAGCGCTACCTGTGGAACGTGCTGAACGCGCGGTGGCTGTGGCGCAACTTCCTGATTATGACCGACAAGAAGGTGCACGTTCTGGAAGACGGCGTCCGGGTGCTGACGGCCGATCCAGCGCAGCTGGAGCGTGACCACTATCCCGGCGACGATACGCTGGAAGAGGCGGCTCCGGGGGCCGGCGCCTTGGCCGAACGCATGGGCCGCGCCTTGTACGACCCAGAGGCCGTCCTTTCCCTGGAACTGGTGGGCGAGGGCGCGCTGCCCGAGGGCTCCGAGATCTTCCCGAGTCAGGAATACCTGGGCGGCGAAGCAGAAGAGCGGGTGCGCCGCCGGCGTGGCAACAAGAATGCTGGCAAGGTGCTGTCCGCCATCCCCGTCCAGCACGGCAACCGCACGGTTCGCCAAGCCACCTTCCACCCGCAAAAGATCGGCAACGCCATCCGCTGCGTAGACGAATGGCACGGCTCAACGGAGATTGAGTGTGCCATGCCGGCGGACCCCTACGCCGCGCTGACCACGCGCGCCGTCGCGCTGCGCCCGCCCAACGGCGGCTCGTTCTACGACTTCATCACCCGGCAGAACCGGCGCAAGGAACTTTACGCAGCGCTGGACAAGGAGGACCCGGCCGATCCCGATTGCGGCAACGTGCACTTCGTTTTCGCGTGCTTGTCGCGCGGCGGCGTGTTCGGCGGCAAGGAGTAG
- a CDS encoding type I-F CRISPR-associated endoribonuclease Cas6/Csy4: MEHYLEFRYSRDATTLVEPNNPLLARNVVHAVHCHNLGVASGAERLAVALPGLAHVTWRKDGRPADLAACLGHVRVFGSPDALAAFTERAEVDRLVQAGMIRTPRVREVEPEAVLGYAVYRRERRHEATTDAAILRTEARYQRRAEARGETRDSIAMIRKRRRDAGALARGKRREAPPVYLAMQSGSTGQRFSLSIARREVTAPDDASAVPDVYGLARVGDGTNGARSPVVVPEFDPRGPGVR, encoded by the coding sequence ATGGAGCATTATCTGGAGTTCCGCTACAGCCGCGACGCCACCACCCTCGTCGAGCCCAACAATCCTCTGTTGGCCCGCAACGTCGTGCATGCCGTGCACTGCCACAACCTCGGCGTGGCGTCGGGTGCGGAGCGGCTGGCCGTGGCGCTGCCGGGGCTGGCGCACGTCACGTGGCGCAAGGATGGCCGGCCGGCGGACCTCGCCGCGTGTCTCGGGCACGTTCGCGTCTTCGGCAGTCCGGACGCGCTTGCCGCGTTCACCGAGCGCGCGGAAGTCGATCGGCTGGTTCAGGCGGGCATGATCCGCACGCCACGCGTGCGCGAGGTCGAGCCGGAGGCCGTGCTCGGCTACGCTGTCTACCGGCGCGAACGCCGGCACGAGGCGACGACCGACGCGGCGATCCTGCGCACGGAAGCACGCTACCAGCGCCGGGCCGAAGCGCGTGGGGAGACGCGCGACAGCATCGCCATGATCCGCAAGCGCCGGCGCGACGCCGGGGCGTTGGCCCGCGGCAAACGCCGGGAAGCGCCCCCGGTCTATCTGGCGATGCAGTCCGGCTCCACGGGGCAGCGGTTTTCGCTGTCCATCGCGCGGCGGGAGGTCACGGCGCCGGACGACGCTTCGGCTGTGCCGGACGTCTATGGCCTTGCCCGCGTGGGCGATGGGACCAATGGCGCACGTTCGCCCGTCGTCGTGCCGGAGTTCGATCCGCGCGGCCCCGGGGTTCGGTGA
- the cas1f gene encoding type I-F CRISPR-associated endonuclease Cas1f, with product MTRLLHTDRQSALLLERAHVRVDDERVVCDTVDETVERTFNVPHANLAFLLLGQGTSLTQPAARQLADEGVVVGFTGTGGAPLLMASYAIYRPTDRLHRWIAVQPREDARLAAAREIQDRRVASLENIPERVSRVFETEAIADVLAKYRRNVGNAGDVDTLMGQEGRFCKDLYKHVAGEIFGIPRFKRDPGGRAGERQPDERARLLNEFIDQGNYLAYGLAAVGLWAHGIPAGLSALHGQSRAGGLVFDVADTFKDAFVLPVAGEVARKGPKDGREQEFRARLIDAFDEQRAMKHVFTNIDRMIEAGECA from the coding sequence ATGACCCGCTTGCTCCATACGGATCGGCAGAGCGCGCTCCTGCTGGAGCGGGCACACGTTCGCGTGGATGACGAGCGCGTCGTGTGCGACACAGTAGACGAAACGGTCGAGCGCACGTTCAACGTTCCCCACGCCAACCTGGCGTTCCTGCTGCTGGGGCAGGGCACCTCGCTCACCCAGCCAGCCGCGCGGCAACTCGCCGACGAGGGCGTGGTCGTGGGCTTCACGGGCACGGGCGGGGCGCCGTTGTTGATGGCGTCCTACGCGATCTACCGCCCGACCGACCGCCTGCACCGTTGGATCGCCGTTCAGCCCAGGGAAGACGCCCGCTTGGCTGCCGCGCGTGAAATCCAGGACCGGCGCGTTGCCAGCCTGGAAAACATCCCGGAACGCGTCTCCAGGGTCTTCGAAACCGAAGCAATCGCCGACGTGCTGGCGAAGTATCGCCGCAACGTGGGCAACGCGGGCGATGTCGACACGCTCATGGGGCAGGAGGGGCGCTTCTGCAAGGATCTCTATAAGCACGTCGCCGGCGAGATCTTCGGCATTCCCCGCTTCAAGCGCGATCCGGGCGGACGCGCCGGCGAGCGGCAGCCCGACGAACGCGCGCGCTTGCTGAACGAATTCATCGACCAGGGCAACTACCTCGCCTACGGGCTCGCCGCAGTGGGCCTCTGGGCCCACGGCATTCCGGCCGGCCTGTCGGCGCTACACGGGCAGTCGCGCGCAGGCGGGCTGGTCTTCGATGTGGCCGATACCTTCAAGGATGCGTTCGTCCTGCCCGTCGCGGGCGAGGTGGCGCGCAAAGGGCCGAAAGACGGACGGGAACAGGAGTTCCGCGCCCGCCTCATTGACGCCTTCGACGAGCAGCGCGCCATGAAGCACGTCTTCACCAACATCGACCGCATGATCGAGGCCGGCGAATGCGCGTGA
- a CDS encoding tyrosine-type recombinase/integrase yields MHIHATPDEDPGPARKVKSAAGWRRIPIHETVLALGFLDHVEQQRLKGERRVFPELKPGGTAQRYGYKVSKDFSRYAHQLDLAGATFHGLRHTAITALARAEVYPDTINRLNGHEISGERGRYVKDIPLPQLQAAINAIAYDGIDADLIAGARGASKRRPTPS; encoded by the coding sequence ATGCACATTCATGCAACGCCGGACGAAGATCCCGGCCCGGCGCGGAAGGTGAAGAGTGCAGCCGGCTGGCGACGCATTCCCATCCACGAAACGGTGCTCGCCCTCGGATTTCTCGACCACGTCGAGCAACAACGCCTGAAGGGCGAGAGACGGGTGTTTCCGGAGTTGAAGCCGGGCGGCACAGCACAACGCTATGGGTACAAAGTCAGCAAGGACTTCAGCCGCTACGCGCACCAACTCGATCTTGCCGGCGCCACGTTCCACGGCCTGCGCCATACCGCGATCACGGCGCTTGCCAGGGCGGAGGTCTATCCGGACACCATCAATCGGCTCAACGGCCATGAAATCTCCGGTGAGCGTGGGCGCTACGTCAAAGACATCCCGCTTCCCCAGCTCCAGGCAGCCATCAACGCGATCGCGTACGACGGAATCGACGCGGACCTGATCGCGGGCGCGCGCGGGGCGTCAAAACGGCGCCCGACGCCCTCCTAG
- a CDS encoding DUF6538 domain-containing protein, producing MARARYLRLDQGRWIWRRRVPKNLVAVLGKTEIIRSIGSVPKADARKQARQLTVASDHLFAMLQRRTDLDEYEIQDLAEYWFNQYLGELEKRRRAYKPDDYEEHQKLLEKIDKSADGAMEMIVLNDIECTRETVQWLLEQNGLDLPADSQSFRELQHAVLRAFAEAHRINAARYRGNYAVRPQDPLLARAFSSEPRARRQPKPAAAQFSDLWQRYVDGKIKAGDWGHDMQRENRMSQSLFTEIAGDRPIDAYERSQISDFVNVLQHLPAMRGKDPRFKGKTSADLVQMTKADPTIKTMQSKTVKKHFSNISSFFGWCVRQGQLPSNPAEGVYQLKRTKRRQDERAAWTNADLKTWFTCPIYQGSQPQHRLKRGQEVRRDALYWLPILAVFHALRLEEGA from the coding sequence ATGGCGCGCGCCCGCTACCTGCGCCTGGATCAGGGCCGGTGGATTTGGCGCCGGCGGGTTCCAAAAAACCTCGTTGCAGTTCTCGGAAAAACAGAGATAATTCGTTCGATTGGCAGCGTGCCCAAAGCTGATGCCCGCAAACAGGCACGCCAACTCACTGTCGCGAGTGATCATCTGTTCGCCATGCTGCAGCGTCGCACTGATTTGGACGAATATGAAATCCAAGATTTGGCAGAATACTGGTTCAATCAATACCTTGGTGAACTTGAAAAGAGACGGCGTGCATATAAACCAGATGACTATGAGGAACACCAAAAATTATTAGAAAAAATAGACAAATCTGCCGATGGTGCAATGGAAATGATCGTCTTGAATGACATCGAATGCACCCGGGAAACAGTTCAGTGGCTGCTGGAACAAAACGGGCTCGACCTGCCGGCCGACAGCCAATCGTTCCGTGAGCTGCAGCATGCGGTTCTTAGGGCGTTCGCCGAAGCCCATCGCATCAATGCGGCGCGTTATCGCGGCAACTACGCGGTTCGGCCCCAAGATCCGCTGCTTGCTCGTGCGTTTTCGTCTGAACCCCGCGCCCGCCGTCAGCCGAAACCTGCTGCAGCACAGTTCTCGGACCTGTGGCAGCGCTACGTTGATGGGAAGATCAAGGCTGGCGACTGGGGACACGACATGCAGCGCGAAAACCGGATGTCCCAGTCCCTCTTTACCGAAATCGCCGGCGACCGCCCCATCGACGCGTACGAGCGCAGCCAAATCTCCGATTTCGTCAACGTGCTACAACACCTGCCGGCGATGCGCGGCAAAGATCCGCGCTTCAAGGGGAAGACGTCGGCGGACTTGGTGCAAATGACCAAGGCTGACCCGACAATCAAGACGATGCAATCGAAGACGGTCAAAAAGCATTTCTCCAACATCAGCTCTTTCTTCGGCTGGTGCGTCCGCCAAGGCCAGCTTCCCAGTAACCCGGCGGAGGGCGTATATCAACTCAAGCGCACCAAGCGCCGCCAGGACGAGCGCGCGGCTTGGACGAATGCTGACCTGAAGACATGGTTCACGTGCCCCATCTACCAGGGATCGCAGCCGCAACACCGGCTGAAACGCGGACAAGAGGTGCGACGCGACGCCTTGTATTGGCTGCCCATCCTGGCCGTGTTTCATGCGCTGCGGCTGGAAGAGGGTGCCTAG
- a CDS encoding RlmE family RNA methyltransferase, which yields MSGNDRIRRQRRRTRQPHGGGERIRAKGGRTSGSRQWLERHLNDPYVAAAQREGYRARAAFKLLELDDKFGFLRRGGRVLDLGAAPGSWCQVARERVGGKGVVIGLDLLEVEPLAGATLIQGDVYDPEMPQRLREALGGAADVVLSDMAPNTTGHKRTDRLRVEAVAEAALDLAESVLAPGGAFVAKLYQTGGSDAVTDRLKHGFDRVRHMKPPASRGESPEVYVVATGFRPAASEDETPDPDTVR from the coding sequence ATGAGCGGAAACGATCGCATCCGGCGCCAGCGCCGCCGCACCCGCCAGCCGCACGGCGGCGGAGAGCGCATCCGGGCCAAGGGCGGGCGCACCAGCGGTTCGCGCCAGTGGCTGGAGCGCCACCTGAACGACCCCTACGTGGCCGCCGCCCAGCGCGAGGGCTACCGCGCCCGCGCAGCGTTCAAGCTGCTGGAACTGGACGACAAGTTCGGCTTTCTGCGCCGGGGCGGGCGTGTGCTCGACCTGGGCGCGGCCCCCGGCAGCTGGTGCCAGGTCGCCCGCGAGCGCGTGGGCGGCAAGGGCGTCGTGATCGGCCTCGACCTCTTGGAGGTGGAGCCGCTGGCGGGCGCCACGCTGATTCAGGGCGACGTCTACGACCCCGAGATGCCCCAGCGGCTGCGCGAGGCGCTTGGCGGTGCCGCCGATGTCGTGCTCTCGGACATGGCGCCCAACACGACGGGCCACAAGCGCACCGACCGCCTGCGCGTCGAAGCCGTGGCGGAGGCGGCGCTGGACCTGGCGGAATCCGTGCTGGCGCCGGGCGGGGCGTTCGTCGCCAAGCTCTACCAGACGGGCGGCAGCGACGCGGTCACGGACCGCCTAAAGCACGGCTTCGACCGCGTGCGCCACATGAAGCCGCCGGCCTCGCGCGGCGAATCGCCGGAGGTCTACGTCGTCGCCACAGGCTTCCGGCCGGCGGCGAGCGAAGACGAAACGCCGGATCCCGACACTGTACGCTGA
- a CDS encoding host attachment protein: protein MKPVHTWIVVADGARARFLLHKGIGKGLGRAMDHDMANELLPNREIVSDDSGRNADPGGGSSRVEPTVDYHEFEKERFSNQVARVINKARAQNQFDRLVLVAPPKTLGYLREELDKHSRELVYGELHKDLTNIRTDELEQHLGEVMAV from the coding sequence ATGAAGCCCGTGCATACCTGGATCGTCGTAGCCGACGGCGCCCGCGCCCGCTTCCTGCTGCACAAGGGCATCGGCAAGGGCCTTGGGCGTGCGATGGACCACGACATGGCGAACGAACTGCTGCCCAATCGCGAGATCGTCAGCGACGACAGCGGGCGCAACGCCGACCCCGGGGGCGGGTCCAGCCGCGTCGAGCCGACGGTGGACTACCACGAATTCGAGAAGGAGCGTTTCTCCAACCAGGTCGCGCGCGTCATCAACAAGGCGCGGGCGCAGAACCAGTTCGACCGGTTGGTGCTGGTCGCCCCGCCCAAGACGCTGGGCTACTTGCGGGAAGAACTGGACAAGCACAGCCGTGAGCTCGTCTACGGCGAGCTGCACAAGGATCTGACCAACATCCGCACGGACGAGCTGGAACAGCACCTAGGCGAGGTGATGGCCGTTTGA
- the guaB gene encoding IMP dehydrogenase, which yields MDLRTALTFDDVLIEPAESAVAPNDADTRTRFTREIELGIPLVSAAMDTVTERGLAIAMAQAGGIGVVHKNLDPAAQADEVRAVKKYESGMVVNPVTIQPTDPLARALELMDRHGISGIPVTENGGRLVGILTNRDVRFAKDRRQPVSELMTSDGLVTVKDTVSREDAKALLHQNRIEKLLVVDDGGRCTGLITVKDIEKASAHPNACKDEKGRLRVAAATGVGTDGLKRAEALVDAEADVVVVDTAHGHSRGVIEAVREIKRLSNRVQVVGGNVATGDGARALIDAGADAVKVGIGPGSICTTRIVAGVGVPQLTALTNTVQVCHDAGTPVISDGGIRYSGDAAKAIAIGADSCMIGSLLAGTDESPGEVFLYQGRSYKAYRGMGSVGAMARGSADRYFQAEVADTLKYVPEGIEGQVPYKGPAGTVIHQLTGGIRAAMGYTGNPTIPEMHANVRFQQITNAGIRESHAHDVSITREAPNYRVG from the coding sequence ATGGATCTGCGCACCGCGCTGACCTTCGACGACGTCCTGATCGAGCCGGCGGAGTCCGCCGTCGCACCCAACGACGCCGACACGCGCACGCGTTTCACGCGCGAGATCGAACTCGGCATCCCGCTCGTCTCCGCGGCGATGGACACCGTCACCGAACGCGGGCTTGCCATCGCCATGGCCCAGGCCGGCGGCATCGGGGTGGTTCACAAGAACCTCGACCCGGCGGCGCAGGCCGACGAGGTGCGCGCGGTCAAGAAGTACGAGAGCGGGATGGTGGTGAACCCCGTCACCATCCAGCCCACCGATCCGCTGGCCCGCGCGCTGGAGCTGATGGACCGCCACGGCATCTCCGGCATTCCGGTGACGGAGAACGGCGGCCGCCTCGTGGGCATCCTCACCAACCGAGACGTGCGCTTCGCCAAGGACCGCCGCCAGCCCGTCAGCGAGCTGATGACCAGCGACGGCCTGGTAACGGTGAAGGACACCGTCTCGCGCGAGGACGCCAAGGCGCTGCTGCATCAGAACCGCATCGAGAAGCTGCTGGTGGTGGACGACGGCGGGCGCTGCACCGGCCTGATCACGGTGAAGGACATCGAAAAGGCCAGCGCGCACCCCAACGCCTGCAAGGACGAGAAGGGCCGCCTGCGCGTCGCCGCCGCCACCGGCGTCGGCACCGACGGGCTCAAGCGCGCCGAGGCGCTGGTGGACGCCGAGGCCGACGTGGTCGTGGTGGACACGGCGCACGGCCACTCCAGGGGCGTCATCGAGGCGGTGCGCGAGATCAAGCGCCTGTCCAACCGGGTGCAGGTCGTGGGCGGCAACGTCGCCACGGGCGACGGCGCCAGGGCCTTGATCGACGCGGGCGCGGACGCGGTGAAGGTCGGCATCGGGCCGGGCTCGATCTGCACCACGCGCATCGTCGCGGGCGTGGGCGTGCCCCAGCTCACCGCGCTGACCAACACCGTGCAGGTCTGCCACGACGCCGGCACGCCGGTGATCTCCGACGGCGGCATCCGCTATTCCGGCGACGCCGCGAAGGCCATCGCCATCGGCGCGGATTCCTGCATGATCGGCTCGCTGCTGGCGGGCACGGACGAGAGCCCGGGCGAGGTCTTCCTCTACCAGGGGCGCTCCTACAAGGCGTACCGCGGCATGGGCTCGGTGGGCGCGATGGCGCGCGGCTCCGCCGACCGCTACTTCCAGGCGGAGGTCGCGGACACGCTCAAGTACGTGCCCGAGGGGATCGAGGGGCAGGTGCCCTACAAGGGTCCGGCCGGCACGGTGATCCACCAGCTCACCGGCGGCATCCGCGCGGCAATGGGCTACACCGGCAACCCCACGATCCCGGAAATGCACGCGAACGTGCGCTTCCAGCAGATCACCAACGCCGGCATCCGCGAGAGCCACGCGCACGACGTCTCGATTACACGCGAGGCGCCGAACTATCGGGTGGGATGA
- a CDS encoding DUF2971 domain-containing protein: MSSGTRLDAEEKEDEKDFFNETFRTSLLDILNYSEREFRPKLFHYTDANGLKGILKSQSLWLTDNLFLNDSNEIFHGLDIAKEILSEKENDNTLDKSAREFAAFLRDNLSRHIRVFTPMTVSFCEDPDLLSQWHGYGKGKIGYSIGFDTNFLINEDNVMIFKVLYNAEQQKSILEKVIHRAMQEFQRSKISLEDINENLFIYRKLFMAFYCLALAFKDPNFEIEQEWRAAKLTIPGYDNIQTRISNDILIPFYEHYMSDVEKAIQHIIVGPSNNANLAFLGVAYLLNEMNLKNVGVYSSRIPYRRD, encoded by the coding sequence ATGAGTTCTGGCACGCGTCTTGACGCAGAAGAAAAAGAAGACGAAAAGGATTTTTTTAATGAAACTTTCCGAACGTCGTTGTTAGATATACTGAATTACTCTGAGAGGGAGTTTCGACCAAAACTATTTCATTACACCGATGCAAATGGGCTGAAAGGTATATTAAAATCGCAGTCGCTGTGGCTAACAGATAATTTGTTTTTAAATGATAGCAATGAAATATTTCATGGATTGGACATTGCGAAAGAAATTCTTTCAGAAAAAGAAAATGATAATACATTAGACAAAAGTGCACGAGAATTCGCTGCTTTTCTAAGAGATAATTTATCACGGCATATTCGCGTTTTCACACCAATGACAGTGTCGTTTTGCGAAGATCCTGATTTGTTGAGTCAATGGCATGGTTATGGAAAGGGTAAAATTGGATATTCAATTGGGTTTGATACAAACTTCCTGATAAATGAAGACAATGTGATGATATTTAAAGTTCTTTATAATGCAGAACAGCAAAAGAGTATATTGGAAAAGGTCATTCATCGAGCTATGCAAGAATTTCAGAGATCAAAAATATCTCTGGAGGATATAAATGAGAATCTTTTTATATACCGAAAATTATTTATGGCATTTTACTGTCTTGCGCTGGCATTTAAAGATCCAAACTTTGAAATTGAGCAAGAGTGGCGGGCCGCTAAACTTACGATACCTGGTTATGACAACATACAGACAAGAATATCAAATGATATATTAATTCCATTCTATGAGCATTACATGAGTGATGTTGAGAAAGCGATTCAACATATAATCGTTGGTCCGAGCAATAATGCCAATCTTGCATTTCTTGGCGTGGCATACTTACTTAATGAAATGAATTTAAAAAATGTAGGTGTATATTCATCTCGTATTCCATATCGGAGAGATTGA
- a CDS encoding RsmB/NOP family class I SAM-dependent RNA methyltransferase, translating to MTPAARIAAVIELLGQIEALQRPADTVVQEYTRARRFMGSKDRRAVMDRVFAALRARARLNWWVARAGGESRDEAERRAETAAAGPRHLVLAALVLIDGMAPEDVAGLCDGGQYHPGSLEPDERALVDALAGQPLTHAEQPLWVRVEVPAWLIPSFERVFGDHLERELAALNQEAPVDLRVNPLIEPSREAVTAALAEHGMDAAPTPYAPNGVRLAGRRAVTNSAPFRDGQVEVQDEASQIAAALVGAAPDMAVCDICAGAGGKTLALAGDMDDRGRLVALDIDAERLGRAGPRLARAGAHTVERRVLADERDPWLDANAEAFDRVLVDAPCSGVGAWRRQPDARWKLTQKALANHTDLQDLILDQAAPLVRPGGRLVYATCSLLPEENGDRVAAFRERHPGFVPLPVEHVWAETIGGACPGSGPDLTLTPARTGTDGFYIAVLERREAA from the coding sequence ATGACCCCCGCCGCCCGCATCGCCGCCGTCATCGAGCTGCTCGGCCAGATCGAGGCGCTTCAGCGGCCCGCCGACACGGTCGTTCAGGAGTACACGCGCGCCCGCCGCTTCATGGGCTCCAAGGACCGGCGGGCGGTGATGGACCGCGTGTTCGCCGCGCTGCGGGCGCGGGCGCGGCTGAACTGGTGGGTCGCCCGCGCGGGCGGTGAATCCCGCGACGAGGCCGAGCGCCGCGCCGAGACGGCGGCGGCCGGGCCGCGCCATCTGGTGCTGGCGGCGCTGGTGCTGATCGACGGCATGGCCCCCGAGGATGTCGCCGGGCTGTGCGACGGCGGGCAGTATCACCCCGGTTCCCTGGAACCCGACGAGCGCGCGCTCGTGGACGCGCTGGCGGGGCAGCCGCTCACCCACGCTGAGCAGCCGCTATGGGTGCGCGTGGAGGTGCCGGCGTGGCTGATTCCGTCGTTCGAGCGCGTCTTCGGCGACCACCTCGAACGCGAACTCGCCGCGCTCAACCAGGAAGCCCCGGTCGATCTGCGCGTGAACCCGCTGATCGAACCCAGCCGCGAGGCCGTCACGGCCGCGCTAGCCGAGCACGGCATGGACGCCGCGCCCACGCCCTACGCCCCGAACGGTGTGCGCCTTGCCGGCCGCCGCGCCGTGACCAACAGCGCGCCCTTCCGCGACGGCCAGGTGGAGGTCCAGGACGAGGCCTCGCAGATCGCCGCCGCGCTCGTCGGCGCCGCGCCCGACATGGCGGTGTGCGACATCTGCGCCGGGGCGGGCGGCAAGACGCTGGCGCTCGCCGGCGACATGGACGACCGTGGCCGCCTCGTCGCGCTCGACATCGACGCCGAGCGCCTGGGCCGCGCCGGGCCCCGGCTGGCCCGGGCCGGGGCCCACACCGTCGAGCGCCGCGTGCTCGCGGACGAGCGCGATCCCTGGTTGGACGCGAACGCCGAAGCCTTCGACCGCGTGCTGGTGGACGCGCCGTGTTCCGGCGTGGGCGCCTGGCGCCGCCAGCCCGATGCGCGCTGGAAGCTGACGCAGAAGGCGCTCGCCAACCACACCGACCTGCAGGATCTCATCCTCGATCAGGCGGCGCCGCTGGTGCGGCCGGGCGGGCGGCTGGTCTACGCCACCTGCTCCCTGCTGCCGGAGGAGAACGGCGACCGCGTCGCCGCCTTCCGCGAGCGCCATCCCGGCTTCGTGCCGCTTCCCGTCGAGCACGTTTGGGCTGAGACCATCGGTGGGGCTTGCCCCGGCAGCGGCCCCGACCTCACGCTGACTCCGGCGCGGACGGGGACCGACGGCTTCTACATCGCGGTGCTGGAACGCCGGGAGGCGGCATGA